The following coding sequences are from one Neurospora crassa OR74A linkage group I, whole genome shotgun sequence window:
- a CDS encoding 6-phosphogluconate dehydrogenase codes for MIGTGSMGGMMSLLFAEYGIHTHYYDPSKKNIEALQSHAKESKHEDKITYHDDHKSLCEALEDGDKPKVFMFSIPHGGPADDSIDALEPYLKPGDIIMDASNEHWKATERRQARLEPKGIHYIGMGVSGGYQSARHGPSISPGGSKEALDKVFPFLQKIAAKDNRGRPCVAKLGPGGCGHYVKMIHNGIEHGMMTALCEAWAIMNIGLGMDYEEIGTIFEKWNGDKQRPLRDNFLIDIGADICRTKDEKGNYVLANVRDKVVQDVDNSEGTGTWSVQEGTRLHVPDPTIAVSHLFRVASADAARRETVNKALDGKGVKPAQIEGVDKAKFLEDLYNAVYASFLMCFIQGLHVLSKANEENDWKLDFADVLQLWRNGCIIQSDGVADLLETVYRSREHDNDDLLGHQTIAGELAKTYPSLKRVVLKAIEFDLHAGALGTSLEYYKYSGSTELPTQFQEAELDYFGAHMFDLKTAEPGKPVTGKHHFEWKPARGILETND; via the coding sequence ATGATTGGAACCGGCAGCATGGGCGGCATGATGTCTCTTCTGTTCGCCGAGTACGGCATCCACACGCACTACTACGACCCTTCCAAAAAGAACATCGAAGCCCTCCAATCGCACGCCAAAGAAAGCAAGCACGAAGACAAGATCACCTACCACGACGATCACAAGTCTTTGTGCGAGGCTCTAGAGGACGGTGATAAACCCAAGGTTTTCATGTTCAGCATCCCCCATGGCGGCCCCGCCGACGACAGCATCGATGCCCTCGAACCCTACCTCAAGCCAGGCGACATCATCATGGACGCCTCCAACGAGCACTGGAAGGCGACCGAGAGACGACAGGCCCGCCTTGAGCCAAAGGGAATCCATTACATTGGAATGGGCGTCTCTGGGGGCTACCAGTCTGCTCGCCATGGTCCTTCCATCTCCCCGGGTGGCAGCAAGGAGGCCCTCGACAAagttttccccttcctccagaAAATCGCGGCCAAAGACAACAGGGGACGGCCATGCGTGGCCAAGCTTGGACCGGGCGGATGCGGGCACTACGTCAAGATGATCCACAACGGCATTGAGCACGGAATGATGACTGCCCTCTGTGAAGCCTGGGCCATCATGAACATCGGCTTGGGCATGGACTACGAAGAGATCGGCACCATCTTTGAGAAGTGGAACGGTGACAAGCAAAGGCCATTGAGGGACAACTTCTTGATTGACATTGGTGCCGATATCTGTCGGACCAAGGATGAGAAGGGCAACTATGTGCTGGCCAACGTGCGTGACAAGGTCGTTCAGGATGTAGACAACTCCGAGGGTACGGGAACGTGGTCGGTCCAGGAGGGTACCAGACTCCATGTGCCAGATCCTACCATTGCCGTCTCGCATCTTTTCAGGGTAGCTTCGGCAGATGCAGCGAGGAGAGAGACAGTCAACAAGGCGCTGGACGGAAAGGGGGTGAAGCCCGCTCAAATCGAGGGTGTCGATAAGGCCAAGTTCCTGGAAGACTTGTACAACGCTGTCTACGCCTCCTTCCTCATGTGCTTCATCCAGGGCCTGCACGTCCTATCCAAGGCAAACGAGGAAAACGACTGGAAGCTCGACTTTGCTGATGTACTGCAGCTCTGGCGCAATGGATGCATCATTCAAAGCGACGGAGTTGCCGATTTGCTCGAGACTGTGTATCGCTCGAGGGAGCATGACAACGATGATCTCCTAGGACACCAAACGATTGCTGGCGAGCTGGCAAAGACGTACCCGTCGCTCAAGAGGGTTGTACTGAAGGCTATCGAGTTTGATCTACATGCTGGAGCGCTGGGTACCAGTCTCGAATACTACAAGTACTCAGGTTCGACTGAGCTACCCACCCAATTCCAAGAGGCCGAGTTGGACTACTTCGGGGCTCACATGTTTGACCTAAAAACTGCTGAGCCGGGTAAGCCGGTGACGGGTAAACACCACTTTGAGTGGAAGCCCGCGAGAGGTATTCTGGAGACGAACGACTAG
- a CDS encoding 3-dehydroshikimate dehydratase, translating to MPFALASCSIGLPKHTLHQKIEAIRHAGFDGIELSFPDLQSYANLHFGRDIAEDDYDTLCEAGQAVRTLVERHNLNIFVLQPFSNFEGWPEGSKKREDAFARARGWIRIMEAVGTDMLQVGSSDSEGIATDPERVAADLRELADMLVEKGFKLAYENWCWSTHAPKWSDVWNIVQKVDRPNVGLCLDTFQSAGGEWGDPTTESGRIETPAITEMELSVRYRASLKELAETVPADKIFFFQISDAYKVQPPLDDKPDPESGLRPRGRWSHDYRPLPYDGGYLPIEQFAKAVLDTGFKGWFSVEVFDGKFEEKFGQDLNKYAQKAMDSCKELLSKAKEKETQ from the coding sequence ATGCCGTTCGCTCTCGCCTCCTGCTCCATCGGCCTTCCCAAACACACGCTCCACCAAAAGATCGAAGCCATCCGTCACGCCGGCTTCGACGGCATCGAGCTCTCCTTCCCCGATCTCCAGTCATACGCCAACCTGCACTTCGGGCGCGACATTGCCGAAGACGACTACGACACCCTCTGCGAAGCCGGGCAAGCAGTTCGAACCCTCGTCGAGCGccacaacctcaacatcTTCGTCCTACAGCCCTTCTCCAACTTCGAAGGATGGCCCGAGGGCAGCAAGAAGCGTGAGGACGCCTTTGCGCGTGCAAGAGGATGGATAAGAATTATGGAAGCAGTGGGGACGGACATGCTCCAGGTTGGCTCGTCCGATTCTGAGGGCATCGCCACCGATCCCGAGCGGGTGGCAGCCGATCTTCGAGAGTTGGCGGACATGCTGGTCGAGAAGGGGTTCAAGCTGGCGTACGAGAACTGGTGCTGGTCCACGCACGCCCCCAAATGGTCGGATGTTTGGAACATCGTGCAAAAGGTCGACAGGCCCAACGTCGGACTGTGCCTTGATACGTTCCAGTCCGCTGGAGGGGAGTGGGGAGATCCTACAACTGAGTCTGGCAGGATCGAGACGCCGGCTATCACCGAGATGGAGCTGTCTGTTAGATATAGAGCCAGCTTGAAGGAGTTGGCGGAAACAGTGCCGGCCGAcaagatcttcttcttccagatCAGCGATGCGTACAAGGTCCAGCCACCGTTGGATGACAAGCCCGATCCGGAGTCGGGGCTGCGGCCGAGAGGACGTTGGAGTCACGACTATCGTCCGCTTCCCTACGACGGTGGTTACCTCCCCATTGAGCAGTTTGCCAAAGCAGTGCTGGACACGGGCTTCAAGGGATGGTTCAGCGTGGAAGTGTTTGACGGGAAGTTTGAGGAGAAATTTGGCCAGGACTTGAACAAGTATGCTCAGAAGGCGATGGATTCCTGCAAGGAGTTACTCTCAAAagcgaaggaaaaggagaccCAGTGA
- the gh61-7 gene encoding glycosylhydrolase family 61-7 protein — protein sequence MKLSVAAALSLAASEASAHYIFQQVGAGTSVNPVWKYIRKHTNYNSPVTDLTSKDLVCNVGASAEGVETLSVAAGSQVTFKTDTAVYHQGPTSVYLSKADGSLSDYDGSGGWFKIKDWGATFPGGEWTLSDTYTFTIPSCIPSGDYLLRIQQIGIHNPWPAGVPQFYLSCAHISVTGGGSASPATVSIPGAFKETDPGYTVNIYSNFNNYTVPGPEVFTCSGSGSGSGSGSGSGSTPPSQPTTSTTLPTSSTVVATTLKTSTVVATTKSSSSTTSSASSSGSQPTSPSGCTVAKYGQCGGIGYSGCTSCASGSTCKVGNDYYSQCL from the exons ATGAAGCTTTCAGTTGCTGCCGCCCTTTCTCTCGCCGCCAGCGAGGCCTCGGCCCACTACATCTTCCAGCAAGTCGGCGCCGGGACCTCGGTCAACCCGGTTTGGAAGTACATCCGCAAGCACACCAACTACAACTCGCCCGTGACCGACTTGACTTCCAAAGACCTTGTGTGCAACGTCGGCGCCAGCGCTGAGGGCGTCGAAACCCTCTCCGTTGCTGCCGGCTCCCAGGTCACCTTCAAGACCGACACGGCCGTCTACCACCAGGGTCCCACTTCCGTCTACCTCTCCAAGGCCGACGGGTCCCTTTCCGACTATGATGGCTCGGGCGGTTGGTTCAAGATCAAGGACTGGGGCGCTACCTTCCCCGGTGGTGAATGGACTTTGTCGGACACTTACACTTTCACGATCCCTTCGTGTATTCCCTCGGGTGACTACCTTTTGCGTATTCAGCAGATTGGTATCCACAA CCCCTGGCCCGCAGGTGTTCCCCAGTTCTACCTCTCCTGCGCTCACATTTCCGTGACGGGCGGTGGTAGCGCCTCCCCCGCCACTGTCTCCATCCCTGGAGCCTTCAAGGAGACCGATCCCGGCTACACCGTCAAC ATCTACTCCAACTTCAACAACTACACCGTCCCCGGCCCCGAGGTATTCACCTGCAGCGGTTCTGGCAGCggttccggctccggctccggctccggctctaCCCCCCCATCCCAGCCGACCACTTCTACTACCCTCCCGACTTCTTCGACCGTTGTCGCGACCACCCTCAAGACTTCGACTGTCGTCGCCACGaccaagagcagcagcagcaccacttcgtcagcctcctcctcaggcAGCCAGCCCACCAGCCCTTCTGGCTGCACGGTGGCCAAGTACGGACAGTGCGGTGGCATTGGATACAGCGGGTGCACGAGCTGCGCTAGCGGGTCGACCTGCAAGGTTGGCAATGACTATTACTCGCAGTGCTTGTAA